One Balaenoptera ricei isolate mBalRic1 chromosome 16, mBalRic1.hap2, whole genome shotgun sequence genomic window carries:
- the NUDT13 gene encoding NAD(P)H pyrophosphatase NUDT13, mitochondrial — protein sequence MSLYCGITRRRKSFWCCRLLSTYVTKTRYLSELKEDDDACKKAQQTGAFYLFHNLAPLLQKSEHQYLAPQHSLLELERLLGKFGQDMQTIEDSVLIGCSEQQEAWFALDLGLNSSSSINASLQKPEMETELKGSFIGLRKALFQLNVKDASLLSMAQALLRWHDAHQFCSRSGQPTKKNVAGSKRVCPSNKIIYYPQMTPVVITLVSDGTRCLLARQSSFPKGMYSALAGFCDIGESLEEAVRREVAEEVGLEVERLQYSASQHWPFPNGALMIACHATVKPGQTEIQVNLRELEAAAWFSHDEVATALRKDNPSYQQQNGAFPFWLPPKLAIAHQLIKEWVEKPTCSILPP from the exons GTATTTATCTGAGCTGAAGGAAGATGATGATGCATGTAAAAAAGCCCAGCAGACAGGAGCATTTTACCTCTTTCATAACCTGGCTCCTTTGCTTCAGAAATCAGAACATCAATACCTGGCCCCCCAGCATAGCCTATTAG AGTTGGAAAGGCTCCTGGGTAAGTTTGGGCAGGACATGCAAACAATAGAAGATTCCGTGCTAATTGGATGCTCCGAACAGCAAGAAGCATGGTTTGCTCTGGATCTAGGTCTAAATAGCTCCTCTTCCATAAATG ctTCCTTACAGAAACCTGAAATGGAGACAGAGCTCAAGGGGTCTTTCATTGGGCTGAGGAAGGCTCTCTTTCAGCTGAATGTGAAGGATGCCTCCTTGCTATCCATG GCTCAGGCTCTTCTCCGTTGGCATGATGCTCATCAGTTCTGCAGCAGAAGTGGGCAGCCCACCAAGAAGAATGTGGCTGGCAGCAAGCGTGTGTGCCCTTCCAATAAGATCATCTATTATCCACAG ATGACTCCTGTGGTGATCACTCTGGTGTCAGATGGGACTCGATGCCTGCTTGCCCGCCAGAGTTCCTTTCCCAAGGGAATGTATTCTGCCTTGGCAGGTTTTTGTGATATAG GTGAAAGCCTGGAAGAGGCTGTCCGGCGAGAAGTTGCAGAAGAGGTGGGATTGGAGGTGGAAAGACTGCAATACTCTGCATCTCAGCACTGGCCCTTTCCTAATGGCGCACTTATGATTGCTTGTCATGCAACTGTGAAACCAGGGCAGACAGAG ATCCAGGTGAACTTGAGAGAACTAGAAGCAGCTGCCTGGTTCAGTCATGATGAGGTGGCCACAGCCCTGAGGAAAGACAACCCATCTTATCAGCAACAGAATGGGGCTTTCCCATTCTGGTTGCCCCCCAAGTTAGCCATTGCCCACCAACTGATAAAGGAGTGGGTGGAAAAACCGACCTGTTCTATCCTGCCTCCTTAG